In Rhododendron vialii isolate Sample 1 chromosome 9a, ASM3025357v1, the following are encoded in one genomic region:
- the LOC131301559 gene encoding uncharacterized protein LOC131301559: MLIRRDWIRKFTNELLPNCYTKLEENLHWSATCQSCWFGDLQFQVWCGEGEQYTVDLSKRSCTCRKWDLTGIPCHHAIAAIQEKYDKVERYISPWYSKASYMNAYQPLINPINGYSMWPKTGFTPVIPPSGRIKQGRPKKKRILGAEEYINPKYPNKLRKVGQNSVFCGRCGKHGHNRRTCTAPIPNRSVETDGVGTSSDVRGGTIDVQLISGETRGRDGGTIV, from the coding sequence ATGTTGATTAGAAGGGATTGGATTAGGAAGTTTACCAATGAGTTGCTACCTAACTGTTATACTAAGTTAGAGGAAAACCTGCATTGGTCAGCAACATGTCAATCTTGCTGGTTTGGAGATCTTCAGTTTCAAGTATGGTGTGGGGAAGGGGAGCAATATACAGTTGACCTTAGCAAAAGGTCTTGCACCTGTAGGAAATGGGACCTAACTGGCATACCATGCCACCATGCTATTGCTGCAATCcaagaaaaatatgataaaGTTGAAAGGTATATCAGTCCTTGGTACTCTAAGGCAAGCTATATGAATGCTTACCAACCACTTATCAACCCTATCAATGGGTATAGCATGTGGCCCAAGACTGGATTTACCCCAGTTATACCCCCATCTGGGAGGATAAAGCAAGGAAGGCCTAAGAAGAAAAGAATCCTTGGGGCAGAAGAGTACATCAATCCCAAGTATCCAAACAAGTTAAGGAAAGTTGGACAAAATTCGGTTTTCTGTGGGAGATGTGGTAAACATGGTCATAATAGAAGGACATGTACTGCACCAATACCAAATAGGAGTGTCGAGACAGATGGGGTTGGCACTAGTTCTGATGTTAGGGGTGGTACTATTGATGTTCAATTGATAAGTGGTGAGACTAGAGGGAGGGATGGTGGGACTATTGTGTAG